Proteins encoded in a region of the Xylocopa sonorina isolate GNS202 chromosome 1, iyXylSono1_principal, whole genome shotgun sequence genome:
- the L gene encoding zinc finger protein Lobe isoform X3 gives MRQRELSRMRRMKRKKRSCRERSVVILRNIYKRGDRRRCKDQTWRTRTASTVSHGDQMPYRCSWCARLFKHKRSRDRHVKLHTGDRRYRCTHCEAAFSRSDHLKIHMKTHDTQKPYQCTACSRGYNTAAALTSHMQSHKKHHQSQGTGKLQDIDYGRRSVSSHSTSSPPVPSSPSPSLNLTLNQKAALKSSHGSASTTPILSSPLKLACMYCTRDSFSCMQQLQMHVHTMHQAILSGETVGVSPTSNRTSEQVAYQREKTLDRTEGSSKDHERKYQGSSEVSIEKDRYENAFTCNQCTMKFSTLSTLRDHLVSIHRIDGFGSGLMMCPLCGIPCASAAAYAEHYVLQHCENRRVGPSESRDYGDTKMNGSYESKSTRSQKCREQTSSEPADLTSKHSTSTENSYTAGTLLCGQCGAALKDFESFREHLARHLQADHRNDVVRHPCPKCEATFQDREGMLVHLTKHYLGQISKEYACGACKKLYPHPDLLQRHLLDSHAHHLYRCALCRDTFDSRVAIQVHFAVKHSQECRIYRCNVCTVSNNENSPGNAPGEGKSFFRSESEMASHVRNVHAPPTVSSNSPVVRSPASTPGITGNPGPRCVFCGICCNSELELQLHLASHSASLYRCPVCREGFAVEFLLDRHIAQAHHSSEHQGAVRSSSRENGRIGRPARLQDESKSQKRGRSPAASNNNSLNQRDNNNKRPNYANTSAQQCDLCERGEFSNEAELQAHKKLAHAPAKLQNKSLSNLSMTCAYCGEVCRSRTELESHTRIQHASNEPGGRHKCNICDEVCPSGATLAEHKLQKHCKIQLSDTCIVCRGNLTSESQFLEHVQRHSLENVDPQQRLDGSLPHLPAACVVCRQTLISDLECRLHARHHLRASTGSHSVGSSPSPNQQSQGPSCCLCLRDYSADDFVNLPPSHVSGGGQSLRVCKSCYIRHSQGLPILNSPYEPARSKCDRPWVSSGKDGQWDGSRDRWEFQSRFKEDRSEANDSMKCQDCGVKFEDAEEVEKHRMAEHEKAGAASNTYTCIQCQMSFPTEAKIQQHVRKEHLEASGKASIEALRCHLCLFEASSPLQLQSHLIEHTFAGCAALSCYICQSLFTAPIGLQNHMLQEHGLGARPYDCSKCTLKFFFRAELDHHMLTFHRLGDVSSPTADGQHAAEMKPRDTEERNSENEVTVKEEMMPDIADEEEEINVDEQVEQDDNASDKQPELEKKLKTEHEGETAPEKIES, from the exons AGCCACGGTGACCAAATGCCGTATAGATGCAGTTGGTGTGCCAGATTGTTCAAACACAAACGCAGCCGGGATAGACACGTGAAACTTCACACGGGCGACCGAAGATATCGATGCACGCACTGCGAGGCTGCTTTCTCCAGGAG CGACCACCTGAAGATCCACATGAAAACTCACGACACCCAAAAACCGTACCAATGCACAGCCTGCTCTCGAGGTTACAACACCGCAGCTGCGTTGACGTCCCACATGCAGTCCCACAAGAAGCACCATCAGTCGCAAGGAACAGGGAAGCTCCAGGACATCGACTACGGACGAAGAAGCGTGTCCTCTCACAGCACGTCGTCCCCGCCTGTTCCAAGTTCCCCATCGCCTTCGTTGAACCTGACGTTGAACCAGAAAGCAGCATTGAAGAGCTCTCACGGCAGCGCGTCGACCACTCCGATCCTGAGCTCTCCGTTGAAGCTGGCCTGCATGTACTGCACCAGGGACTCCTTCAGCTGCATGCAACAGCTTCAGATGCACGTGCACACGATGCACCAGGCTATCCTGAGTGGCGAGACAGTTGGGGTGTCGCCAACGTCGAACAGAACTAGTGAACAGGTGGCTTACCAACGTGAGAAGACGCTGGATCGCACCGAGGGATCCTCCAAGGATCACGAGAGGAAGTACCAAGGGAGTTCCGAGGTGTCCATAGAGAAGGATCGGTACGAGAACGCGTTCACGTGCAACCAGTGCACGATGAAGTTCTCCACGTTGAGTACATTGAGGGACCACTTGGTCTCTATCCACAGGATCGACGGTTTCGGCTCTGGCCTGATGATGTGCCCGCTCTGCGGTATTCCTTGCGCCTCTGCGGCTGCCTACGCGGAGCATTACGTTCTGCAGCACTGTGAGAATCGACGAGTGGGCCCCAGCGAGAGCAGGGACTACGGAGACACCAAGATGAACGGTAGTTACGAGTCGAAAAGCACCAGGAGCCAGAAGTGCAGAGAGCAAACATCGTCTGAGCCAGCTGATTTAACCAGCAAACATTCCACCAGCACTGAAAACAGCTACACTGCCGGGACCCTGCTCTGCGGCCAGTGCGGGGCAGCTTTGAAAGACTTCGAGTCGTTCAGAGAACATCTAGCGAGACACCTGCAAGCTGACCATCGAAACGACGTCGTCAGACACCCGTGTCCGAAGTGCGAGGCCACGTTTCAAGACAGAGAGGGCATGCTCGTGCATCTGACCAAACACTACTTGGGCCAGATCAGCAAAGAGTACGCCTGCGGGGCTTGCAAGAAGCTCTACCCGCATCCTGATCTTCTTCAGAGGCACTTGCTCGACAGCCACGCTCACCATCTCTACAGGTGTGCCTTGTGCAGAGACACTTTCGATTCCAGGGTGGCCATACAGGTGCATTTCGCTGTGAAGCACAGCCAAGAGTGCAGGATCTACCGCTGCAACGTGTGCACGGTGTCCAACAATGAGAATTCGCCGGGAAATGCACCTGGGGAGGGGAAGAGCTTCTTCAGGAGCGAATCTGAGATGGCGAGTCATGTCAGAAACGTCCATGCGCCACCTACAGTGTCGAGTAACAGCCCCGTGGTCAGAAGTCCAGCCTCGACGCCTGGGATAACCGGCAACCCTGGGCCCAGATGCGTTTTCTGCGGCATCTGTTGCAATTCTGAACTGGAATTGCAGCTCCATTTGGCCAGTCACTCGGCTAGCTTGTACAGGTGCCCGGTTTGCAGAGAAGGATTCGCGGTGGAATTTTTGCTGGACAGGCACATCGCTCAGGCGCATCATTCCAGCGAGCACCAGGGTGCTGTTAGAAGCAGTTCCAGGGAGAATGGAAGGATTGGGAGGCCAGCCAGGTTGCAAGACGAG AGCAAATCCCAGAAAAGAGGTCGTTCCCCAGCGGCCAGCAACAACAACTCCTTGAATCAACGGGATAACAACAACAAACGTCCGAATTACGCGAACACATCCGCGCAGCAATGCGACCTATGCGAACGTGGCGAATTCTCGAACGAAGCGGAGCTACAAGCCCACAAGAAGCTAGCCCACGCGCCAGCCAAGCTCCAAAACAAATCTCTCTCGAACCTAAGCATGACCTGCGCGTACTGCGGGGAGGTGTGTCGCTCCAGAACCGAGCTGGAGTCCCACACGAGGATCCAGCACGCCTCGAACGAGCCTGGCGGACGTCACAAGTGCAACATCTGCGACGAGGTGTGCCCCTCTGGAGCGACGCTGGCCGAGCACAAGTTACAGAAGCATTGTAAGATCCAGTTAAGCGACACCTGCATCGTTTGCCGTGGGAACCTGACGTCAGAGTCCCAATTCTTGGAGCACGTGCAAAGGCACAGCTTAGAGAACGTGGATCCCCAGCAAAGACTGGACGGTTCCCTCCCTCACCTCCCAGCTGCCTGTGTAGTCTGCAGACAGACACTGATCAGCGACCTGGAGTGTCGTCTGCACGCCAGGCACCATTTGAGGGCCTCCACGGGGTCCCACAGCGTCGGTTCCAGTCCGAGTCCGAACCAGCAGAGCCAGGGTCCGAGCTGCTGTCTCTGTTTGAGGGATTACTCGGCCGACGACTTCGTCAATCTACCACCAAGCCACGTGAGCGGCGGTGGACAGTCTCTGAGAGTCTGCAAGTCTTGTTACATTCGACATTCACAAGGTCTGCCTATTCTGAACTCACCGTACGAGCCTGCCAGGTCGAAATGCGACCGTCCTTGGGTATCCAGCGGCAAGGACGGCCAGTGGGACGGTTCCAGGGATCGGTGGGAGTTCCAGAGTAGATTCAAGGAGGATCGAAGCGAGGCGAACGATAGTATGAAGTGTCAGGATTGTGGGGTGAAGTTCGAGGACGCTGAGGAGGTCGAGAAGCATAGGATGGCGGAGCATGAGAAAGCTGGGGCTGCTTCGAACACGTACACTTGTATACAGTGTCAG ATGTCCTTTCCAACGGAAGCAAAAATACAACAGCATGTAAGAAAGGAACACTTGGAAGCATCAGGGAAAGCTTCCATCGAGGCTCTACGATGTCATCTGTGCCTATTCGAAGCCAGCAGTCCTCTACAATTGCAGAGCCACTTGATAGAGCACACTTTTGCCGGATGTGCCGCTCTCAGCTGCTATATCTGCCAGTCTCTGTTCACTGCGCCTATTGGGCTTCAG AACCATATGCTCCAAGAGCATGGCCTGGGAGCTCGACCGTACGACTGTTCCAAGTGCACCCTCAAGTTCTTCTTCAGAGCAGAACTGGACCACCATATGTTAACGTTTCATCGTCTTGGCGACGTGTCTTCACCCACTGCGGACGGACAACACGCTGCAGAGATGAAACCAAGGGACACGGAGGAGAGGAACAGCGAGAACGAAGTTACAGTGAAAGAAGAAATGATGCCGGacatcgcagacgaggaagaaGAGATCAACGTGGACGAGCAAGTGGAACAGGACGATAACGCGTCGGACAAGCAGCCAGAACTTGAGAAGAAGCTGAAAACTGAACACGAAGGGGAGACCGCTCCCGAGAAGATAGAATCGTGA